Genomic window (Ananas comosus cultivar F153 linkage group 1, ASM154086v1, whole genome shotgun sequence):
CCGTGGTCCACCTCCATTTTAGTTTGTCAGGTGTGTTTTGTGGGCTGATGTGTGAAAGATAGTCTTTGAATTGAGCCATTTGTCTGCAGCTATCTATGGAGGTTGAGTCCGAGAAGCCTTTATAAATGAAGCGCCATCTCCATCCACCAACGCTCCAGCAATGAGAGACTCTGGCGTTCTTGTTCGTGGTGTGGGCGGACAAGTTTGGGAACAAGGTGCAAAGGGGGGCTTCTCCGGTCCAAATATCGGTCCATAGCCTAATGTTCCTCCCGTCACCCAGTTCATGAGACATACTGCGTCTGAAGACGGCCCGATAGCGTAGTACACCCTTCCACCACTGAGAGTGCGGTACAAAAGCTCGACCTTCATGTAACGGCCTACGTTTGGTATAGTAGAGGATTTTAACAATAATATTGCACCAGGACAGATGTAGTTCAGTAAAGAAACGCTACCACCATTTGGTGAGCAGAGCAGCGTTCATGAATTTCAGGTCTAAAATTCCTAGCCACCCATCCTTTTTGCTTTTGCAAATGGTTTCCAATTGACGAGACATGCTCCTCCAGAGATTTTAGAACACCCTTTTCAAAAGAATGCTTTTCGTAAGGCTTCTATCCGATGCAGAACCCAAATTATTGAATTCACCTACTTCATCACTTTATTCATATATCataaattcatttatttatttttcatcaatcttcatttatttatttttcttcaatcTCATAGTTTCATGTCACAGatctaatttttatattgaaaaagaaCTATATCTTAGTGAGTAGTAgattaagggcgtgtttggttcgcttctttttcaccatgaaatcggaatcagaataggtgaattcgtttgtgggtgtttgatacgcgggagtcccattccgattccgattcccgagtggaatgggaatcccccaattaCCCTTTTTTCCAATctggcctaggaggccggattggaagttgtatccggacggaatggatatttattcggattaaatttattttttcaacttttttaattaaaatatgagttaaaatttaaaaattaaatatataattttaaatttttaatttgaacttaaattaaaaattaaaatttaatcaagtatttcgaatctaacttatgaatttgaatttaaattaaattttaatttatataaagtttattcaaattttatttaaaacttaaattaaatttatggattcaaattaaaatttaaattataattttaagtttgaatttgaataaataaaaatttagtttcatattttgaattatccactcaacttcaaagattaatttattttaaaaaaatagatttaaaattttgacattatttaaaaattttgatgtaaatttttaatatttaatttttaatttgaatttaaattaatatattataaagataatgttagtatattaatttgattacgttttttatatccacttgaaccaaacaccaataatgagaatgatttattccgattcctattcaggtgatgaaccaatcGGAATTAGGTAataagtcattccgattccgattccagcttattttgattctgattccgactccgatttcgaaccaaacacgccctaagttatatgattaaaagaaataattaataaatacgAAGTATATAAATGTATAGATGCATTGGGTGTAGGcaataattaataatgctaTACCCACGCTATTTTGGATTCTAATCTTATATGGGGAGATGGAATGCTCCACATGATATTATGGTATTGACTTAACaaataggaaagaaaaaaaaaaaaactgaccatccctagagcaagtggcaaaaggctttgtgattggtatccgagacccaagttcgaatcctagttgattcacatttccagataaatttatttctaaatgaaataaacgaatcgggtagcgtactatctatctctcaaaaaaaaaaaaaaaaaaacaaatagggaaaaaaaaatgattaccaTTTAAGAGCGACGAAGATTTTTCGTTTGCACTCCCATCCTTCGCCAGTAACATTGCTGGTGGCCAACTTTGCTAGTACTCGAAACTTCACCAGTGGCTAGCTTTGTCGGTGTCATTGCCCCCTATTTGTAAAGTGCCATTCTTTCCTCAGCGCGGTCTGTGCCTTTCTGAGTTAGGGCACTTTCTTTCTCCTAGCGGCATTTCAGGTTATCATAGATGTTTAGCCCTTCGGCACACTTAGGGCTGGACTTGATATCAATAGTGAATGCCTACTGATAAGGAGAGGGGGACCAGATAGTTCGTTTCGTAGCTACTAAAAAAATGTGTGGTACAGAGAGCTCATTCATCTGTGGAAGTGCCCAAGTTCAATTTTCTCTCATCCCATCTTGTGGTTCCATCTCCGTCGCCAAAGTTCGAAGTTTGCTAGTGATGTTGCCGGTAGCCAACTTTGTCGCTGCCCAAATCTTCGACAACAGCCGACTTCATCAATACAGATTGCCTGTTAACAAAGTTTTGAGCACCGATAACATTGGTTGCCGACAAAGTTTCGAACACTGGCGAAGTTGACCATCCGCAAAATTACTGATGAAGGTGTAAATTTTGACTTGGGCTTATGTTGGTTTCTCTCtcacatgaattttttttttttttctatttgctaAGCCAATACCATAGTACCACGAGGGTATAGCATCATTGggcaataatttattctcataaaataaataaaaagggacTAAAATGAAACACCTTAAAAAGAGTGTAAGGACCGCTAATTGAGTCGCTGAAAGATCAGGGACTAGCGGGGCAATTTACCCCAACCTTACGAGTTCGCAGcagcattttactatttatgCGGGCCAAAGCATTTAGTTAGATGGAGCGCACGGATTGGTTTACACATTTCGCCGCAcaatttttttaagttaaatCCGCATAATTTTTTCCCGTGGGTACACCGCGACTTCTAGGCGACGCAAACGGTCGGAGCAAGTCGGACACGTGTCGCTACATGAGTGGCTGGACAGCTGTTTATCCTCCTCCACCCTCTCCGATTCCCCAACCGTCTAAGCTGTACGCGACACCCTCATAACTCATTTATGTCGCTTTACTTATTTTAGGCATTTATAAGTCAAAAATGTGGGTGAAAATGTACGAGACACCCCTCGACTTTAATCTTTTTAGTTACATgcctttttaacttttgaaattaattctttCCACTTGAATTATTGAAAACTTTattacaatttataattttattagctattagttattattttattttctaaacttCTTTTCTGATTAAATTACTAAATTCCAGAAAATTAAAAGCTAAGGACTCTAAATCAAAAAGTTTgaagtgtttatttttttagagaatgATAGTAAGTTGCGcgttttattcttttattttaaaaaattatttcaattaaaaatgtaaagaatatcgaacttaaaatttcatgtaCTGACCATATAACCCTTAGCAATTTTGTCGGGCACTGCCGGACAAAAATATTGAAGCCGAGAAGCGTATTTTGATTCtcgaaaagtatgaaaaaaaattataactctgATAATGTGCTATCTATTACTTTTGTTTCTACCAGTAAATAATGATAGTTTAATTTTGTCTTTAATTAATCTCTCGAACTTAGCGACCGTCCAAAATAGcatatttgattaaaaagtTAGTTctattatactttatatatatgtaaaactaTTCTTAATCCTGACAGCATTCTAGCCAGTGACAGTTTTCTGGCTAAAACATATCTTTAATCTGtctaatttacaaaaaaaatataattttcttaaaattttaaatttaatgaaaggtcttcttttcatatttttaattctgTAGACGAAAACTATTGAAGAAAGCATTTtccataatattttttaaaaattttatttttataattttatgaggAACCAACCACCcgtttcaaaaattacaaatcccaaactgaaaagttaaaatGGTCAAAGTGAAACCCTGAAAAGATTCAGGGGCCAGCGGTGAAATTTGACCCGCATCtttaccaaaatttaattttacttacaaaaacttcaaataccatcccaagtagtttatactttttcactttagtattctgggGTTTAAAGTTTACCAATTTAGTATcacgtggtttcatttttttttttttattattcatttcattaatttttttcgttaaatcagtgacaaaattaaaaataaaaaatatactcaagtgaatatttaataaactctgaaattttttatatataatttaacgaaatattaacggagaatctgacgaaaagataaaaaagaaattacaggATACCAACTTGAtccactttaaattatagggtactaaaataagaaagtacaaaactataggggtgatatttgaattttaccctttattttattctattttacttCATTTTACACCTTCCCTGCGACCTTCATTACGGGGGCCAAAAAAGCGAGCAAGCGAAGCGAAGCGAAAGACGATGGTCAAAACGGAGCACTGGAGAGCGCGGAGGCTCCGTTCCCTTcgttaaatgcttaaataaagtAAACACTCCGCGAACCCTAGATTTCGACCCCTCCCCATTCACATATCCCCCGATCCCTCGATCGCTCAATCCCATCCccaatccctctctctctctcctatctcTCTCTTCGCGGATCCCTTCCTCTCCACCGTCGCCATGGGACTCTGGGAAGCTTTCCTCAACTGGCTCCGAAGGTGAGGGGTCTTCTTTGCTGCTGATCTTTTTGTTTTGATTCGAGTTCGTGTTGTAGCGTTGTTTGGGTTGGTAAGGATGCGTTTGATGTTGTAAATTGGGGGGGAGACAGGTGGGGAATTGGGGTTTGGGACCAGATTATGTGTGTGTTGTTTCATGGATTTGATGCAAGATTGCGGCTTTTCCGTGGTGTTGACTTGCGCCGGTTGTTGTCGATGGTGCTGCAGTTGGTTTTAAGTTggtcaaattttgaattttgggtTGAGTCAGCTGTGATCTTTCTGTGGTAAATGGGCGATGATTTCACAAATCGGAAATTGTTAGATTTGTGTGCTAGTGATTCGGTTTTGTATGAGGATATGGATCAGATAAGggcactttttttttgttttgttttgtaatTTTACTAAATCAATGCCTGTTGGGGTACTAATGTTGTATTTGAATAATTATCTTTCAAATGCAGCCTCTTTTTCAAGCAAGAGATGGAACTCTCATTAATTGGGCTTCAAAATGCTGGGAAAACTTCCCTTGTGAATGTCATTGCGGTATGTTCAGATGATGTTTGCGCACGACTCTGATCACAGTCATGATGTATTCTGacaattttctttgtttttgttataTTCTCTGTAGACTGGTGGGTATAGTGAGGACATGATTCCTACTGTGAGTGTGTTCGCCCTCgtcctttttatttatttatttatttttgttttctgtttctTTATGTAGTAGTTGTAAAGCTCTAATATAGTTTTATCAATTTGCAGGTTGGATTCAATATGAGGAAGGTGACGAAGGGGAATGTTACAATAAAGTTGTGGGATCTTGGAGGACAGCCTAGATTTCGCAGTATGTGGGAGAGATATTGCCGCGCAGTCTCTGCAATCGTGTATGTGCGCTTATCTTTTAGATATCTGTTATGATTTATTTGCGGAAAGATATCAATTGGTAGAACCCTTGATAAAAGAAAGAAGTTAGATGATATGCTGCTCATAATTTTTTGTTACTTGAAACTTAGATATGCATCGTACATCCTTTCTTGTTAATGCTATAAAAATCTGCTGCTAGTTGACAGCCATTGGAAAAACTGAACATTCTGTCTCTCGAGAGTCTCCATGttattgcttttattgtttAATCCTTGATAAGTTCAGAATCAGCATATACCTACTGATGCCCTGTATATAGTGCATCATTTGCATGTTTTTTGTGTTTTCGGTCCTGTATATTTCTCCCTTTTCTCTTACACTGTGTAACATGATGTTTATATTGCAAAGATGCTATGATGGAGGGGTACTTCATTTTAGCTGCTTGCCTGTTGCTTTTATGGTACATGTTGGAAACTTCATGAGGGTTTCCCACATTTTGTAAATGTAGATCAAATATCCGTAAACTTGAGGGTTAAATGAAGGATTTGATCAGATACTTGCGAGATATGGGACGAAGTTCTTTTGGGCTAATTCATGACAGAACTATTCTTAAGTGGATTTAGGACGAAGATATGAAGTGAgcgaagaagaaagaaattgtTTAGTCGATAGATTTTAGGATATGGTTCTCTATCTTTCTTTGTAATTTGTACATAAAGGGGAGGAAAAAGAAGCTGATAGATAACTTGAAAATGTGATCGAGTCAACCAAGTATTCAGTTTAACAGTCAATGACCAGTTTTTACTTTTCTCAAATCGGAGTAAATTCAACTGGTACTGAAAATTAGTACCCGTTTCTCTTAAGATCAAATAGCTATATTACCAATTTGATTTTCTTGTATTTCTGGTCATTTTTCATCAATTACTTTTGTGTTTGCCAGCCAAGAATTACTTCTCTAACTTAACCGTATCCTTTCCAACAACAAAAGTTTCAATACTGAAAAGATGCCATTTATCAAAATCAGCTTTTGGTTCAGAGGCTTTCGTCTTTAGGTCTTCCATTGAGCAGTCATGAGAGACACAAAAATTGCAACAAAGCCCAAATGTAGTCATAAGAGAATGACAAAAATTGCTTACTTGGTAATTTTTTGGTGATCATATTAATGTTCCCATTCATTTTAGTCGGGAAGTCTCATGCAAAAGTAATGATTGCAATGAAATGGAAAGGTTAGAAAATAGAAACCCAATTGTACAATTTTAATGTTGCGGAGTGAACTGAGAGCACACTGATACGGCCAAGGTATCCTGGTGCAATTTACTCTTTCTTGCTGCCTTTGGTTTTTCCCCAATTTGTTGTTTTCCATCACTTTAATTGTTTTGTGCCCTACTCTTGTTCTGTGTAATATATTTTCTGACCAACATTCCTGTCTGATTATATGGGAAAAGGGGCACTTTTCCCAAACTAGTCATCATCTTAAATTTTGGCTAATATGGTAATTCCACTACAAACCTCATAAATATTTGGAACTAATGGAACCTTGTCAATATGCTTTAAAAATTGCTGAGTAAAGCCTACTTAGCTTAGTTCTGCTGAGTTGTATCTTTTGGTctggtttgatctcttttctaGGAGTAGGGCTTGGTTATAAAAAGGTTCGTAACCATCTGGTGGTGAACTGGATTGAGTTACGGAGATAtatcataataaattaataatactttTAGCTTAATTTGGAAACCACAGTGAAGCAATTGTCACAGTTATTTCATAAATTCGCACCTGCTGATTCATTCTTAATATGTCAACTAGCTACGTATCTCAATCCTTAGGCCAGCTTTTGTTTCGGCATTCTGTTGCAGTTAGgttagaaaagaaaagggtCAAATAACACCTTTACAAGGTAATAGAAAACATTGTGGTTGACAGTGGAAACAGCCTCAATACCATTTTTCTTGTTATTTGTGCTTTTATCTGTCATTTTGTTGGCTTAGACCTGATATAAACAATTACAATCCTATACGTTTGCAGGTATGTTGTTGATGCAGCTGATCATGAAAACTTGCACATCTCGAAAAGTGAACTTCATGACCTTCTAAGCAAACCATCATTGAGCGGGATTCCATTGCTAGTCCTGGGGAATAAGATTGACAAGCCTGAAGCTCTCTCGAAGCAGGCTTTGACAGATGAAATGTAAAGTCCCTTCCTTTCTACCTTAAGTTTGCAAGTTTCTGtcatgagaaaaaaagaaaccttTACATTTATATCCATGCAAAAAATATCTATTAACATCTAAATCCCggaaaaatttggattttattaTATGCACATTCAACACCAAGTTTCTTACATATAACCCTTTTCATTTACAAATTATCTGATATAAAGGTTTTTCCACCCTCTTTAAAGATTTTTATCTGATATAATTCTATTCTAAAGACAGATTTATGGAACCTTTTATTTCAGGCATAAATGTTTCTTTTATAAATGTTCATAGAGCTAGAAGAGACATTAAATTGTCGCTTGTAAGGCTAGTGATAGCATACTCTTTTACTCTTCTAATTGTATAAAATACTGCTGTTCCTAaacttaaacaaaaaaaaaaaatcagaaactaAATAGTAGTTTACAAGATTGTGTGGACTAGAAAGAATACAAAATGTTTGAATTATGAAAAGTGTAGAGTTACAAACTATTTTCCAAGAGGAGTAAATACTTTGACTCGCTAGATATTACTTTTAGAAGAGGAGATGTATACATGATTGGTTGGTGGATGCATATCTTT
Coding sequences:
- the LOC109722886 gene encoding uncharacterized protein LOC109722886; protein product: MLLAKDGSANEKSSSLLNGRYMKVELLYRTLSGGRVYYAIGPSSDAVCLMNWVTGGTLGYGPIFGPEKPPFAPCSQTCPPTPRTRTPESLIAGALVDGDGASFIKASRTQPP
- the LOC109722878 gene encoding ADP-ribosylation factor-like protein 8a, producing MGLWEAFLNWLRSLFFKQEMELSLIGLQNAGKTSLVNVIATGGYSEDMIPTVGFNMRKVTKGNVTIKLWDLGGQPRFRSMWERYCRAVSAIVYVVDAADHENLHISKSELHDLLSKPSLSGIPLLVLGNKIDKPEALSKQALTDEMGLKSITNREVCCFMISCKNSTNIDSVIDWLVKHSKTKK